CCCTCTCCCCCGGCCACCAGGATGTAGGCCCCGAGGAGGGCCAGGGCTACCCCAAAAAGGGCCCGGGCGGGAAGCCTTTCCCGGCACAGGAGGGCGTAAAGGGTGAGGAGGGCGGGGGCCAGGTACTGGAGGAAGATCCCCGTGGCCACGGTGGTGGCGTGGATGGCCAGGTAGTAAAAGGCCTGGGCCCCGGAAAGGGCGAACCCCACGCCCAGGAGGCGGCGCCTTTCCTCGGGCCTTGGGGGGTAGCGGAGGACGAGGGGAAGGAGGAGGAGAAAGCTTAGGAGAAAGCGCAAGGGGATGAGGAGCCCTGGGGGGATACCCTCCATGAACCGCCCGGCCAAGGCGCCCCCCAGGCCCCAAAGGAGGGCGGCCAAGACCACGAAAATCACCGCCTACCTCCCACCACGGCGAGGCCCACGCCGAGGAGAAGGACCAAGGCCCCAAGGAGCACAGGTAGCCCAGGGAGCTCCCCGAAGAGCAGGAAGGCGAGGAGGCTTGCCCCCACCGGCTCAAAGAGGATGGCCAGGGTGACGAGAACCGGGGGGATGTGCCGCGTGGCCCAGTTGAAGCTGGTGTGCCCCACGAGTTGCGGGAGGAGGGCCATGAGGAGGAGGTAGCCGTAGACGGCCAGGGGGTACCCCCCGTACCCGCCCCCGAAGAGGTAGGGGAGGGGAAGGAGGACCAAAGCCGCCGTGGTGTAGGCGACCCGGATGTATTCCAGGGTGGAGAGCCCCCGCCTTTGGGCTTCCCGACCCAGGAGGAAGTAAAAGGAAACCGTCACCGCCCCCAAGACCGCCAAGAGGTCCCCGAGGAGGGGGTTTTTCCCTCCTCCTCCCTCCGCATCCCCAAGCCCGATGCATAGCCCCCCCACGAGGGCCACGGCCACCCCGAGGAGGGTGGTGCCGGAGGGCTTTTCCCCAAAGAAAAGCCAGCCGAAGAGGGTGACCCAGACGGGGTTGGTGGTGACCAAAGCGGTGCTGGCGGCCACGGAGGTGTAGGAAAGCGAAGTGATCCAGAAGGCGAAGTGGAGGGCCAAGAAGACCCCGGCGGCCACGGCGAAGGGAAGGCCCTTGCGGGAGGAGAGGGGCTTAAACCACCCTGGGGCGAGGAGGAGGGCGGCGAGGCCCAGGCGCCCGGCGCTCATCACCAGGCTGAAGGCGAGGCTTCGGTCCCCCGAGGCCTCGAGGCTCAGGCGCACCAGGATGCTGCCGAAGCTGATGGCCAGGATGCCCAGGAGGAGGACGGCGAGGATTTGGGGCCTCGAGGGGCGCATGCCGGTATTCTTCCACGGAAGCGGGGTTCTTGCGAAGGGGTTTTCCCTCTTGCGGGGTGTTTTGGCCGCGGGTTTGGGCGGTGTAGACCCTTTTTTGGGGTGGTGTAAAGGGGGGCCTCCGCTTGGGACAGGCGTCCTTACCCGTGCTGGTATACTTCCCCCGAAGGAGGTCCTATGGTGACCGTAGCGGTTCCCAAGGAACGGGCTCCGGGAGAGCGAAGGGTAGCCCTGGTGCCCGAGGTGGTGGCCCGCCTGGTCAAGGGGGGCGCCCGGGTGCGGGTGGAACGGGGCGCCGGGGAAGGCGCCTATTACCCGGACGCCGCTTACCAAGAGGCGGGGGCGGAGGTGGTGGAGCGAGGCGAGCTCTTAAAGGGCGCCAACCTCCTCTTCACCGTTCAGCCGCCCCCGGAAGACCTCATCGGGGCGCTGGAGCCTGGGGCGATTGTGGTGGGCTTTGTCCAGGCCCACAAGAACCCCGAGCTGGTGCGGGCGCTTGCCGCCAAAAAGGCCACGGTGATCGCCATGGAGCTCATCCCCCGCATCACCCGGGCCCAGAGCATGGACGCCCTCTCCAGCCAGGCCACGGTGGCGGGCTACCTGGCGGCGGTCCACGCAGCTCGGCTTTCTCCCCGCTTCTTCCCCATGCTCACCACGGCGGCGGGCACCATCCGCCCGGCCAAGGTGATGGTCATGGGGGTGGGGGTGGCGGGGCTCATGGCCATCGCCACCGCCAAGCGTTTGGGCGCCCAGGTCTTCGCCTACGACGTGCGCAAGGCGGCGGTGGAGCAGGCGGTCTCCTTGGGGGCCAAGCCCATTGAGCTTCCCATTAGCGCCGAGGGGGAGGGCGGCTACGCCCGGGAGCTCACCGAGGAGGAGAAGCGCATCCAGCACGAGGCCTTGCGGGAGCACGTGGCGGGCATGGACGTCCTCATCACCACCGCCCAGGTGCCGGGCCGCCGCGCCCCCATCCTCCTCACCGAGGACATGATGGAAAGGCTCAAGCCCGGCACCGTGGTGGTGGACCTGGCGGCCGAGAGCGGGGGCAACTGCGTCCTCACCAAGCCGGGGGAGGTGGTGGAGGTGAAGGGGGTGCGGATCTATGGCCCCTTGAACCTCCCGAGCGAGCTTTCCGTGCACGCTTCGGAGATGTACGCCAAGAACCTCCTCAACCTCTCCAGCCTCCTTATTGAAAAGGGCGAGTTCGCCCCCAAGTGGGAGGACGAGATCATCCAAGGAGCGCTTCTGATGAGGGAAGGGGAGATCCTGCACGGGCCCACCAAGGCCCTTCTGGGAGGTGCGTGATGGAGTTCGGCTTCTGGTCGGCCCTTTACATCTTCGTGCTCACGGCCTTCTTGGGCTACGAGCTCATCACCCGGGTTCCGGTGATCCTCCACACCCCCCTCATGTCCGGGTCCAACTTCATCCACGGGGTGGTGGTGGTGGGGGCCATGGTGGTCCTGGGGCATGCGGAAACCGGCTTGGAAAAGCTCATCGGTTTCCTGGGCGTGGTCCTAGGGGCAGCCAACGCCGCCGGGGGGTACGCCGTCACCGTGCGTATGCTGGAGATGTTTGAGAAAAAGCCCGGCAAGGGGGGTGGTCAGTAATGGACCTCATCCAGGCAGCGTACTTCGTGGTGGCCATCCTCTTCATCGTGGGCCTGAAGCGCATGGCCCACCCCACCACCGCCAAAAGCGGCATCGTCTGGGCGGGCTGGGGCATGGTGCTGGCCGTTTTGGCCACCTTCTTCTGGCCGGAGATGGGGAACTTCGGCCTCATGCTCCTGGCCTTGGCGCTGGGCTCGGTGGTG
The window above is part of the Thermus hydrothermalis genome. Proteins encoded here:
- a CDS encoding DMT family transporter; translation: MRPSRPQILAVLLLGILAISFGSILVRLSLEASGDRSLAFSLVMSAGRLGLAALLLAPGWFKPLSSRKGLPFAVAAGVFLALHFAFWITSLSYTSVAASTALVTTNPVWVTLFGWLFFGEKPSGTTLLGVAVALVGGLCIGLGDAEGGGGKNPLLGDLLAVLGAVTVSFYFLLGREAQRRGLSTLEYIRVAYTTAALVLLPLPYLFGGGYGGYPLAVYGYLLLMALLPQLVGHTSFNWATRHIPPVLVTLAILFEPVGASLLAFLLFGELPGLPVLLGALVLLLGVGLAVVGGRR
- a CDS encoding NAD(P) transhydrogenase subunit alpha, which encodes MVTVAVPKERAPGERRVALVPEVVARLVKGGARVRVERGAGEGAYYPDAAYQEAGAEVVERGELLKGANLLFTVQPPPEDLIGALEPGAIVVGFVQAHKNPELVRALAAKKATVIAMELIPRITRAQSMDALSSQATVAGYLAAVHAARLSPRFFPMLTTAAGTIRPAKVMVMGVGVAGLMAIATAKRLGAQVFAYDVRKAAVEQAVSLGAKPIELPISAEGEGGYARELTEEEKRIQHEALREHVAGMDVLITTAQVPGRRAPILLTEDMMERLKPGTVVVDLAAESGGNCVLTKPGEVVEVKGVRIYGPLNLPSELSVHASEMYAKNLLNLSSLLIEKGEFAPKWEDEIIQGALLMREGEILHGPTKALLGGA
- a CDS encoding proton-translocating transhydrogenase family protein, which produces MEFGFWSALYIFVLTAFLGYELITRVPVILHTPLMSGSNFIHGVVVVGAMVVLGHAETGLEKLIGFLGVVLGAANAAGGYAVTVRMLEMFEKKPGKGGGQ